A stretch of DNA from Artemia franciscana unplaced genomic scaffold, ASM3288406v1 PGA_scaffold_58, whole genome shotgun sequence:
TAAGTTTTGAAAATCTATATCCCACTGTTCATAATCCatatagttttaaataaaatgcaaattgcACAAAAGACATTAGAGCTTTTAATGTTAGGCAAGGGGAAATGATGACAGTAGCCAAACTATTGTTTGgagtaattttgtttgtttttagacttaaatatccaatttaatttttacttgttttaagatttactttattcatttatatcaatgtcttttatctttatatttgatataatcatttattttaatttctgttccttttgggtctcatttattctttaatcgaaactaataaaaaaaaacagaaaaagaagttttttcaaagaaaagtaaagagctctgtTAAACATAAGGCCAGCAGAAAtcaattctaataaaaattcaaacacaaaatgaccagaaattacaatcaaagagtaaatgaaacccaaaacaagcaggaattaaaaaaaactatcatagGAAACATAGGGATAAAAAGCACCAATACAGATGAATAAgcaaatcttaaaacaaaaaaaaataaattgaaattgaagtcaaacaaaaagaagatccaaaaaaaagtttttaaaagaaaaaattaaccatAATAGAATCTAgcccagcagaaataaattcctataataattcaaatgaATAAGCAAaccttaaaaccaaaaaattaaattaaacatcgaagtcaaacaaaaaagataaaaaaaaagagtttttaaaagaaaactaaagagccatattaaacttaagaacagcaaaactaaatttcaataaaaattcaaactcaaaatgaccagaaattactatcaaagaataaCCTATAaacggaaaaataaaattgaatgttCAAGTTAAATAAAcgagtttttaaaagaaaagtaaagagccatattaaactcGAGgccaacagaaataaaaacttattaaaaccaaaactcagaccaaaaatttttattaaagaacaattgaaacaaaaaaaaaacaaaaattaaaataaacaaccaTGTAAACTTAGATATAGCTGGTactaatatagacaaataaataaagtctaacttaaagcaaataaaaattactagaaGCAGGAGATTAGCTACTGTACTTTTCCctttccctaactgtaaaagccTAAAGCTTTTTGcatcatttgcactttattgaaaactatatgtatcTTGGAcactataattttgtttttgctttaggcacttccagataagctgggacaatgaaacttggcaggcgtatcagggacaagaccagattaaattagaaatagttgtttccccaattcaaccatctgggagtaatttggaaaaattagaaaatatgaggtatttttaacatacaaacaggtgattagatcttaatgaaatctgatatttagaaggatcttgtgctttggagctcttattttaaatcccggtgacattggggggagttggagggggaaaccagaaatcttggaaaatgtgaaaattgaggtatcttacaaaggggtgatcagatcttaatgaaacttgatacatagaaagatcttatgtctcagatgctccattttcaattcgaatcggatctggggacatagggggttggagggggggggatatagaaatcttggaaaccagtaatcttggaaaacacttagagtggagagatcaggatgaaacttaatgggaagaatgaGAAAAAGTGCtggatatgtgattgacataactggaacagatctgttctctttgggggagttggagggggaagtgttaattcagaaaaattgaggtatttttaacttaagattaAGTGActggaccttaatgaaattttatatttagaaggacatcatgtcTCAGAGTCTTATTTTATCCTAACCAAATCTGGTGATACTGGGGGAGTTTAAGGGGGaaatgggaaatcttggaaaatacttagagtggagaaatcaggatgaaacttggtcagaggaataagcacaagccctagatacatgatggaaataaccagactgaatccactctctttgggagagttggggggggtgttaattcagaaaaattgaggtatttttaacttaagaatcaGTGACTGGAccttatgaaattttatatttagaagtaactaatgtctcagagctcttattttaaatcctgaccagatctggcaacactggggacagttggagggggaaaccagaaatcttggaaaatccgTGAAGTGGAGAGATgagggtgaaacttggtgggtagaatatagaaaatgtcatagatacatgattgatgcaaccagactggatccactcttttTGGGGAAGTTAGGAAGGACCAGTGccttggcaagtttggtgcttctggacattctaggatgatgaaaattagtaggcatgtcaaggacctgcacaaattgaattgataaagtcattttccctaATTTAACCATttgggggggctgaagggagaggaaaaattagaaaaatgaggtatttttaacttatgagtgggtgattggatcttaatgaattttgatatttagaaggaccttgtgtctcagagctcttattttaaatcccaactgatattaagcctctaattttccttttaaatcaatctattgattctaagaattttgctagagctcatgccatatgatctcttggctgtTGTTCAAAACATcaagaaaacaacaaatataaaatcatcataataatcaagatgactgaaaaatgaaaataaactgaatatttgatatataatgatactaATTCTTTAAAACTAGCAATTCCAAATCTTATTTCactgccgtttttttttttatttaaaaaataaaagacaatatttgtaatattctgcattttcagtaaagtacaaatgataaagcagaatttatttctgctgtcagaaatttaatattgctctttacttttctttaaaaaatttatttttggaaagttGTTTTCCTCAACTGCCTCAAAAAGGAACCTAGAACTTatgatttctaatcaaatgagcctcctccaagtTTTtatgaccatcccttccataaaaaccttatatgttagcAAAGGGCaactttcataacttacagcccttgctctGGGGGCTGTGGTAGATTTTGTTGATTTAGTTGAATCATAAAttaaccttttcttttttttactctattaTGCTTTCAGCAGAGTGAAAGTTACAACTTAAGTATAAAGTGAGTGCAATTTTCTGCCAAATATCTGCCTTTGTTTATTTACAATACATAAGTTACAGACTGCATAAGAAGGTAtttaaaagaatacaaaaatatgAGGAAAGATCACCCTTGAAATTATTTGATATATTAAACAGAATGTATATGTTTAATGATATATTAAACAGAATTTTGAGTGCTATGACATTTTGGCCAAATAAAAGTGGTTTATATGGTTTATATAGCTTATATAGTTTATAtacttataaatatatatatatatatatatatatatatatatatatatatatatatatatatatatatatatatatatatatatatatgtatatatacttgtatatatagttatatactTTTACATAGTTTATATACTAACATATAAGCTACTTTATTATCATTACTAAAATTTCATATACTTTGTCATGCAGTTCATTTTCATATTAAGACTCAAGAGGAGTCCTAGAgcttaaaattcttttgaataaGCCTTCCTTGTATTTTCTGTGAACGTTTGTTGAAATCCCTGCAAtggttttcttgaaaatttacatttaatAGCACAATTTCACCAAGGTGCACCCTTTATTTGGGGTTATCTCCCTCCCTAAAACTTTGCAGTCCTATGAATGCTAATACACTATGAAAAGCATTTCTAAAtactctaagtttttttttatatgtgtaaGCAGTaacaaaattagatttttatggtgGATAgacttttcaaaattgtttctttaaatttatgaaacttaaatttataattaaaactgaCAAAGGTTGTACTTTACTAACAGTCTTAAGCAGCTAGTCAATATTAGCTTCAAATAGACTGGCTTTGAAATCAGTAATTTAATTTCACCTCACTTATATGCTATCCATGTATTAATATTGGTCCTgttttttgctgaatttttatcattttatttgcCCTAAAATGCTGGTGatagtaaattatattttttttatctttattaaaaagttttgtGTCAAGTTTATTAAGTAAataaaggtgaaattttcatggAATGTTGAGGTGGgttctgaacaaaaaaaaaattgttaagggGACCTaactgaaattttgaaagagaTAATCTACAATTAGCTTGTGAATTTTGCCAAGCTTTGCCTTGAGGGGGAGCTTATTAAgaattagaggtaaatttatgGTTGACAccataatttagctaggataaAAATCATTACATCACTTGGTGGATTAGGTAGACtatgctatttcaaaatttaataatcACTTCAGGGGAAATTAGATATTAAGCCCTTAAAGGGCTAAAAGGAATCAAAAGTCTGTTgtaacaaaaagattaaaaaattgtttcaagAATATCTAGCTAGTGAAAAATATGatcatttgtagctgattcaggtgTGGTAATTATATTTTCACTAATGTTAGCCTAATAATAAATCCTGGTAAGAAAACAAATAtgcacaaaatttaaaaagagccagAAACCCTTCAAAATTACATCATTTTTCTACTGTGATATCATTTATAAGGGTTTTTGGGCTTTTTTAAAGATTCTAGccaatttggtttcaaaaaaacattttattattagGACTAGGGAAAATGATAATCACCATTCTTGAATCAGCTATAAATTTTTATCCATAGTAGCCTACCATTTTTTATCCCTAGGATTTTTCTCCTCCCAGAAGGAATTATAATTCCTTCTGGGAAGGACTAATCCCAGAAGGATTAGCCTTTGACAGAGCCTAAACCAGCATCAAGTGATGTAGGCTATTCCCTTTCAGCCTAAATAAATTATGTTGTCTACTACAACTTTAGCCTGATAAATTAAACAATTCCAAGAAAAATCCTGGTGAAAAAGTTTAGGCATGACTTTAAGATATCTTGATTCATTACAACATCCCAATAAAACTGTACTAGGTGGCCATGACCTAGATATCATCCAGTTTTTACACTAGGCTGGCCTATGCATACACAAAAAAGTACCAACTAGCCTGACCTTGCAATTCAATAGAAATAACTaacttttctttcttcattGATCTAGAATCTTTACAATCGGACATGGAGGAGACGGGTATTATAAAACCAATGTtggattatttgatttttctggtattttttatttgttgatgaTTATGAAGAAAAGACATCtattttaaatagataaaaaggTAATAGATGGTACCCTAATCAATATTTCGGATTTTCCCTTTGGGTATATAACAACTCCAGAAGTTTAACCCAGATTTAATTAATAAACAGACAGAGCTGATTCCATACCCGGATGCAGTGGATATTGAATGTTCTGTTAATATTTAGTCAAATTTGttattaatgaaaacaaaacatttcgGCTCGGCTTTTCTgctagttctttttattttacaaggTGACAAGTCGGAAGGTAAGCATTTTCATTACCCTTGTAATAATCTAAGGAGAAGCAGAAAGATTTAGATGTAATAATAAAAGCTTTGTGGTTTCAGGGGACTAACGCCTTGAACTTATAAAAAGATAATAGGTGCCCTtacaaaaaagaagacagaCTGGGTGTTTGAAAAGCAAGACAGCTTtcacttttagttttctttggctttcactttctttaaattaaCTCTATTGTCACCCGagtttaaaaacattttgaaggaaaattttaaaataagtaaacTGCAACATTAAAAACCAAGACAAGCTGAAATAAACTAGTGTTATAAGACAAGCTTTAAGTAATTATAGCTTAAATTACGGTAAACTTGCCGTGGTTGACCACATCTaaaggaaaaattcaaataaaagtggGCCTAATGTGATTAGAGCATACTGAGTTCTAGATAAATGTTTCGTTTCTTTCAAAGTCCGTATTaatgcatatagcaagattctgatgattccgtattgtttctttgtcattattagagaagcgcatccaaattttaggtttctaaaatccccctccaacgatactaaaaatgcgtaaagtgagCTTACGTACTGGTAACATttcctatagagcgaagcgtattagtccgtGAGCATCGCGGGCAGCGGTGTGAggtgtattctatatttattcaacgaagagtgataaaactaaaaaaaaaaaacctcaaacgaggtttattaaataaatatagcataCAGACATCGCCCTGCTGCCCACGAAGCTCATGGACTAGTACGCTTCgatctataggtaatgttacctgtaagcaagcccactttacgaatttttagtttgccccatgggggaggagggtcaaccagaaatggatgcacctctagaattagcatttctaagtactctaaactggaacaaaactaaacatttaccaagtTCTATTACAAGCGGAAGCTGATAATCCTCAATTCtaagcttaaaattaaaaaaacaagattccttctttttttaactgtgctTTCTTTGAATAAAATCTTTCAagtctcaataaaaaaaaatgttggtgaaGAAATAATGTAATGTTATTTTACTACAGGATGTGGGCGCAATTTGCTATTGGACATGAAGGAAATTGCCTCCTGGACCCCAGTTTAACCCCACCCCACCTCCAGATGAAGTTTAGTGTCCtcaaaatcttgttaaaacAAAGGCCTAAATAATTTAAGCACccacagaaacagatcagttttcttttgtatgTATTCTTTGCCTGTATGGTACTAGGCTATATggctgattttcattttttatttagtcattTCATTTGACTTGAGAAAATAAACCCCGACTTTGCCCCCGCAtaccccaggattttgacaagattatagattacccccccccccctggatgtGACTGTCTACTGTCTGAAAATCTTAGTAAATATGCTTTACCACTTTAGTAAACTTTGATTACTttatgaaaaaacatatttttgcaaataaattacGCCAAGTTTGCCACACAGAACTAGGAAAgccatttttcttttccagCTAATAGAATTCTGGTGGATTTGCATAACTTATAGGTTGTGGGAGGATCCAACAAATAGCAAGAAAACAGACAAATTTCATGataattaaacaagaaaattgataaattgtaagaagcaaaataaaaatcttattgggtaaactcaaaaaaaaaaattgtttaaattccAAAGCATAAACACTACTTGAAGGACTTAAACTggcaaaacttttgaattatgcTCTGTTCttgtcatttatttatatttttttttatttaataatttggaaaagaaattttgattacaAACAATGGAAACGTTGCCTTTCGATTATAGCTGCTGTTAAAAGATGCTATCAATGCCGGTCAAGAGGTCCGTTAGGTGATTGTAAAGACCCATTCAGCCCTGACAAGAGTCCAGATGGATCAACTCAAACCATCCCCTGTGCATCCGGATGGTGCGCTAAAATTATCGAAGGACAGAACTTCAAAAGTGATGGTAAGTCCCTAGCAAAATATGTTTAGCTCCGGGTTTCAATTTGGTGTTTTACggacaaaacacaaaatgaatCAGTCAATCGTAAACCTGTTGTGCTGGATTGATAAAATTATCTCATATCTTCAATGGTTGATTAGCTTTCTGTTATGTCTGTAAACCACCAAGTGGAAATATGGTATAAGACTAATAATGATTCTGAACAAATATGAAGGTAAAAACGGCCTGAAAGCAGGGTAGTAGGCATACTTCTGGAAATAAACCTTTAGTTTTTGAAGTGAGAGGGGtacatttctaaaaataatgaaatgccCCTTTTAAGGAGTAGGTGCCCTTCTAGGTTTTTTTTGGTTGTAGATAACCAAAAaagggtacttgtatgatataccacCTACCACTcaagaaatgaagttaggttaatcctaataaaatatacctaaatatgataaaaatataatacttaagaaaaaaattgtgctacatatttgcacatttggggggggggtaaagtacagcgggtttgcatgcaaaatgtgtaaCCTACtgtttttctgatattatgaagtaagaattgttttctgacttcacacTTTCCAAAtactcctccccctcccccctaatgtgcaaatatataacccaaaatatatatttcccatctattctgtcatttCCCCTTGTCTTTTCACACGCTAAGTTGAAAGAAATAAGCGAAAGAGTCCAGTTTACAGTGCTTCCATAAGTAAACAACTTGAGTGGTACGAGGTAAATCATACAagtactgaaaaagaaaaggaaaatggCTTAAAACCTGTAAACTGTCACCATATCTTAAAAAATCACTTACtgcattttctgaattttattttccagaCGGTGTATAATCAGCATAATTATATTGAGCATATTCCTCTCTTACAGAAGGTATTGTGTTAGTATGTTTGGGATGCGAGTAAATGGAAGTGGGTAATATTAGCTGTTGTCAACAGTTGAAGACAAAGGACTAACTGCAAGAGTGGTGGATTACTGATGTTTAGGAACATGAAGCCCATAACATATCTTAAATTTATTCTTGAGTATTTTCTTTGAGTATATATCCCAATTTCCCTCTTTTGTGACCCTGCTAAACTTGTAAAagcaatttttgttcataaattaCCACGATTTACGTCTTTTCACCCTTCCTTGCACTTTGAGGAGTTTA
This window harbors:
- the LOC136042061 gene encoding UPAR/Ly6 domain-containing protein rtv-like, whose protein sequence is MKTKHFGSAFLLVLFILQGDKSEAAVKRCYQCRSRGPLGDCKDPFSPDKSPDGSTQTIPCASGWCAKIIEGQNFKSDDYGTAVERICLVSAPSDHQERCTEAIRKDKKLTLCSCTGDLCNTSTRLNFNVFILSFLIISGMVVY